In Aphelocoma coerulescens isolate FSJ_1873_10779 chromosome 3, UR_Acoe_1.0, whole genome shotgun sequence, a single window of DNA contains:
- the LOC138108848 gene encoding uncharacterized protein: MAPARGVIRQEGLFVMRSCPRRDHRGGLTRATPPARALRRGHVVPRASRDRGGGGGAGAAGKRQAGPGRDRAQRSRGPARALRAASPPWTAGTFPDRPPAWQPPPPPSAGPAPRPPRRSVTRRRLRGSSVVRRWRQPRDGAGLAERPAQVPEADSDPCSHRCYRFSQNLPFHVREQQLEDVLKRLHRWSVVTAQCSNPGTLTAAELSNPGAGITLEPSEEDKPHTKKLGMTAAGWRVTGTG; this comes from the exons ATGGCGCCCGCccgcggagtgatccgccaggagggactatttgtgatgcggtcctGCCCGCGGAGGGATCACCG ggggggccTGACCCGCGCCACGCCCCCTGCGCGCGCGCTCCGCCGGGGTCACGTGGTTCCCCGCGCGTCACGTGatcggggcggcggcggcggcgcgggagccgccgggaagCGCCAGGCGGGACCGGGCCGGGATCGGGCCCAGCGCAGCCGCGGCCCTGCCCGAGCCCTGCGAGCCGCCAGCCCGCCATGGACCGCCGGGACCTTTCCGGATCGGCCGCCCGCTTGGCAgccgcccccccctccctccgccgggcccgccccgcgccccccccggcgcTCCGTGACTCGCCGGCGGCTCCGCGGCTCCTCCGTCGTTCGCCGGTGGCGGCAGCCAAGAGATGGTGCGGGCCTAGCGGAGCGACCAGCGCAG GTCCCCGAGGCCGATTCTGATCCCTGCAGTCACCGATGCTACCGCTTTTCCCAGAATCTACCCTTCCACGTCAGGGAGCAGCAGTTGGAAGATGTGTTGAAGCGTCTTCATCGGTGGAGTGTTGTGA cagcacagtgcaGCAACCCTGGAACcctcactgcagcagagctcagtaACCCTGGTGCTGGGATAACCCTGGAACCCTCAGAGGAGGACAAGCCCCACACCAAAAAGTTAGGGATGACAGCTGCAGGCTGGAGAGTGACAGGTACGGGTTGA